The following are encoded in a window of Strigops habroptila isolate Jane chromosome 9, bStrHab1.2.pri, whole genome shotgun sequence genomic DNA:
- the SERTM2 gene encoding serine-rich and transmembrane domain-containing 2, giving the protein MTELYFKFRGNLTGRVHFPTLATEADTRADKYSSLYVYVGLFLTLLAILLILLFSMLLRLKHVIAPITTSPESTENTVQQFTDVEMHSRIPTT; this is encoded by the coding sequence ATGACTGAGCTTTATTTCAAATTCCGTGGGAACCTGACTGGCCGTGTCCACTTCCCAACTCTGGCTACAGAAGCAGACACAAGAGCAGATAAATATTCCAGCCTCTACGTGTACGTGGGATTGTTCCTAACACTTCTGGCTATCCTTCTCATACTGCTTTTCTCCATGCTCTTGCGCCTGAAGCATGTTATTGCGCCCATCACCACGTCTCCAGAGAGCACGGAGAATACAGTCCAGCAGTTCACAGATGTGGAAATGCACAGCAGGATTCCTACCACTTAG